The DNA window CCGCCACGCGGCCCTTGGCCGGGCTGGTTGAGGAATTCGGATCGGCGTCTTCGCTCCCATCAAAGGAGACACCCTCCTGTGACAGCACGTTCGCGACCACCAACCACAAAGACGGTTTGGTCGCGCGTCTGCGCCCCGGAACCGCCGAGGTGGTGACGTCCGAGACGTCACGCTGTTTGAGTCTGCTCCGCAGCATCGTCGCTCCCGCGTCGTCCAAGAGGGCGGAGCGGTGGCTTGCCGGTGCCGACTCCTACGCCCTGGCCACCTTCGACAATCCAGAAGCCGCCCCACCGAGACTGACGACCACCATTCGCAAGGCGCGGACCGAACCGGCCTATGTCCCCTTGGCTCCCCCTCATACCCGGTGGCGGAACCTGCTCGTCTCCAACGCCGAGATGTGTGTCTTCCTTAACGGGCTCACCGACGCGGGCCTGAAGACCACCCTGCACGGGGTACACATCGTCGCGATCCCCATGCCGCACGAACGCGGCGGCCGACTGCACCCCACCGGCAAGGGGTGGCGAGTGAGCCCCGGATACGAACACCATCCGGCCTACTGGATCACCTGGATCGGAGCAGCCGCCTATGCCTTCTGGGAAGGGGCGCGGCTCCCGACCAGCAGCGAGCTGGACGCGCTCACTGCCGGCGCTCACGCCAGCAACGCCGAATACCAGATGGGAGATGTGACTCCCGTCGATGAACCTGGTTTAGGGCCGAAAGCTGTGCACCACAGAGTCGGCAATCTTCGAGTGTGGTGCTGCGATGGGCCGGGCCACGGAACGGAGTGGGCGCCCCTAACGCGGTACCGGCACGGAGCCGCATGGAACACACCCGCGTCGCGGGAGGAGGTGACGAGTCGGCGTTCCCGGCACCTGCTCGGCGCCTCCTGCGGTGTCGGTGTGCGGTTGACCTGTGCATCTTCCACGGGTCCTCGATGTTCGCTTAACGAGGTAGCCGACCGATTGAGCCGGTGGCTCACCCTGCTAGGCGACCGGACGCGCCCCCTGTCCGAACTCGACCGGGAGGCTATCGCCCTTCTGTCATAGCCCGATAGCCGACTTCGGTCCCATGTAGGAGCCGGCGCCAGGGAAGCCGCCCTCGACCAGCTGGGCGAACCGCTCGCTGAAACCGAGCTGCGAAAGATCCTCGGTCTTTACGAATTCCACTCCACGAATCGGGCGCGTATCGATTCCCTCGGAGATCTTACCGAGAGTCCCGCCCACCTTTCGCACCTCGAAAGTCATGTGCACCACATGAAGACCTTTTTCCGGAATGATGTGGTCGCACACGTAAAGCAACCGGACGACT is part of the Haloactinospora alba genome and encodes:
- a CDS encoding NUDIX domain-containing protein, with product MDIRVTGFLVEDGQVLLLDQDTDGLRKWSLPGGRVEEGEPLADALVREMREETGIDVEVVRLLYVCDHIIPEKGLHVVHMTFEVRKVGGTLGKISEGIDTRPIRGVEFVKTEDLSQLGFSERFAQLVEGGFPGAGSYMGPKSAIGL
- a CDS encoding SUMF1/EgtB/PvdO family nonheme iron enzyme, with the translated sequence MTTISATSPAVHAPLAAYWVESFKSSKYRGGRHVVKETNLYFTAAALLALFPDSPVVVLSRSPLGVASSFTRGALWKRWDYGNIYRHVAALAHEDEHRRWSRLVPDDDPCPPVALTRLITLNTALLADALGDREHAHVSYEAAVLDWRSATRPLAGLVEEFGSASSLPSKETPSCDSTFATTNHKDGLVARLRPGTAEVVTSETSRCLSLLRSIVAPASSKRAERWLAGADSYALATFDNPEAAPPRLTTTIRKARTEPAYVPLAPPHTRWRNLLVSNAEMCVFLNGLTDAGLKTTLHGVHIVAIPMPHERGGRLHPTGKGWRVSPGYEHHPAYWITWIGAAAYAFWEGARLPTSSELDALTAGAHASNAEYQMGDVTPVDEPGLGPKAVHHRVGNLRVWCCDGPGHGTEWAPLTRYRHGAAWNTPASREEVTSRRSRHLLGASCGVGVRLTCASSTGPRCSLNEVADRLSRWLTLLGDRTRPLSELDREAIALLS